The following DNA comes from Ornithinimicrobium avium.
CCCATCTCACCACGGGCGGAAGCCGCCCACGGTGCGTGAGAGGATGTTCCACCGCACCCCACCCACACCTCGCCCACCAGGAGGCCGGTCCCCGCATGTCCGTCCACAGCCGACCGGTACCCAGGCCCACTGCCAGCAGGGCGGTGCTGCGTCGTGGCCTGGGCGTCATCGTCGCAGGCATCCGGACCGAGCCCAGACCGTTCGCGGTGGCCGTGGTGGGGTCGGTGCTGTGGGCCGCCGCGACGGTCGGGACGGCCGGGGCGATCGGCTGGGTGACCGACCACGTCATCCAGCCGGCGGTGCAGGAGCGCAGCGTGTCCGCGTCCGGGCTCTGGACGATCTTCGGGGTGCTGGCCGCGGTGCTCGTCGTCAACGTGGTCGGCGTGATCCTGCGGCGGGTCTACGCCACCATCGCCGGGTTCAACCTGCAGGCACGGTACCGGCGCCGGGTGACGCGCCAGTACCTGCGGCTGCCGCTCTCCTGGCACCACGCCCACCCCTCCGGCCAGCTGCTGTCCAACGCCCACGCCGACATCGAGGCCACCTGGCAGGTGTTCAACCCGCTGCCGATGGCGATCGGCGTGCTCTTCATGCTCGTCATCGCCGGGGTGATGATGGTCGTCGTCGACCCGTTCCTGGCCTTCGTCGGCCTGCTCGTCTTCCCCGGGCTCTTCCTGGCCAACCTCGTCTTCCAGCAGTTCATGTCCCCGCGGATCACCCGTGCCCAGCAGCTGCGGGCCGAGGTGGCCGAGGTGGCCCACGAGTCCTTCGAGGCGGGCCTGCTGGTCAAGGCGATGGGCCGCGAGGAGGAGGAGACGGAGCGCTTCGCCCGCTCCACCTACGCCCTGCGCGACTCGCTCATCCAGGTCGGGCGCACCCGCGGCACGTTCGAGCCGGTGATCGAGGCGATCCCGACCCTGGGCACCCTCGCGCTGCTGGGCGTGGGCACATGGCAGGTCTCCCGCGGCGTGCTGGACGCGGCCCAGGTGGTGCAGATGGCGTATCTGTTCTCGCTGCTCGCCTTCCCGGTCCGTTCGTTGGGCTGGGTGCTGGCGGAGATCCCGCGCTCGGTCGTCGGCCACGACCGGGTCCAGCACGTCCTGGAGTCCGAGGGCGCCATGGAGTACGGGCCCGCCGCGCTGCCCGACGAGCAGGGCCCGGCCCGGTCGGCCCTCTCCGGCGTCACCTACCGCCACCACGGCGAGGAGGACCCCACGCTGCACGACGTGAACCTGGTGGTGGAGGCGGGCACGACGACCGCGCTCGTCGGCCCGACCGGTTCGGGCAAGTCGACGCTGGTCAACCTCAGCCTGCGGCTGGTCGACCCCCAGGGCGGGCTCGTCGAGCTGGACGAGGTCGACGTGCGGGAGCTGGCGCAGGGCGTGATCCCGGGTGCGGCGACGCTCGTGGCCCAGCAGACCTTCATGTTCGACGACACGGTGCGCGGCAACGTCACCCTGGGCGAGGAGGCCACGGACGCCTCCGTGTGGGAGGCGCTGCGCATCGCGCAGGCCGACGTCTTCGTCGGCGCCATGCCGCACGGGCTGGACACCGTCATCGGCGAACGGGGCGGCAACCTCTCCGGCGGGCAGCGGCAGCGGATCGCCCTGGCCCGGGCGGTCTGGCGGCGCCCGCGCCTGCTCGTCCTCGACGACGCCACGAGCGCGGTCGACCCGGCGGTCGAGCAGGCCATCCTCGCCGGGCTGCGCGAGGCCAGGGCCGGGACGACGGTCCTCGTCGTCGCCTACCGGATGGCCACGATCATGCTGGCCGACGAGGTCGTCTACGTCGAGCAGGGCAGGGTCGTGGACCAGGGGAGCCACGAGGACCTGCTGCACCGCTGCGCCGGCTACGCCGACCTCGTGCAGGCCTACGCCCGCGAGGCGGCCGACCGGGCCGCCGTCGAGCGGTCGGAGGAGCGGTCATGAGCGCGAGGAGGGGCAAGGGACGCGACGCGGAGGACGAGGCGGCGGTGGAGCACGGACGGACGGTGAGCAGCCGGATCGAGGCGCAGAGCGGGCTGAGCACCATGGGCACCCTGCGGCGCGGGCTCGAGCTCTCCCCGGAGCTGCGCGGCGGGTTGGCCATCACCGTGGTCCTCGCGGTGCTCGCGACCGTGGGACGCGTGATCATCCCGTTCGTGGTCCAGCAGACGACCGACAACGGCATCCTCGCCGAGGGCGGCCCCGACATCGGCTTCGTGCTGCGGGCCATCGCCGCTGCCGCCGGTGTCGTCGTGGTCACCAGCCTGGCTCAGTACCTGGTCAACGTCCGGCTGTTCATCGCGGCCGAGTCCGGCCTGGCGACCCTGCGGCTCAGGGCGTTCCGGCACATCCACGACCTGTCGGTGCTGACCCAGAGCACCGAGCGGCGCGGCTCGCTGGTCTCCCGGGTGACCAGCGACGTCGACACGATCTCGATGTTCGTGCAGTTCGGCGGCCTCATGCTGCTGATCTCCTCGGCGCAGATCATGCTGGCCACCGTCCTGATGCTGGTGTACAGCCCGCTGCTGGCCCTGGTCGTCTACCTGTGCTTCGTGCCCCTCGTCTTCCTCGTGCGCTGGTTCCAGCCGCAGCTGGGGGAGGCCTACGGGCTGGTCAGGGCGCGCGTGGGCGACGTGCTCGGCGCGGTCAGCGAGTCGATCGTCGGTGCGGTGACGATCCGCTCCTACGGGGTCGAGGAGCGCACCGCCGAGCGGCTCGACACCGCGATCGAGAGCCACCGCCGCTCGGCCATCAGGGCTCAGATCCGCTCGGTCATGGCCTTCGTCTCCGGCCAGGCCTTCGCGGGGCTGACCACCGCGGTGGTCCTGGTGATCGGCACCTGGCTGGCCGTGCAGGGCCAGGTGACCCTCGGACAGCTGCTGGCCTTCCTCTTCCTGGTCAACCTGTTCACCCAGCCGGTGCTCATGGCCACCGAGATCCTCAACGAGCTGCAGAACGCCGTCGCCGGCTGGCGCAGGGTCATCGGGGTCATCGACACCCCGGCCGACGTCGCCGACCCGGGCGCCGCGGGCGTGCACCAGGGGCGTGGCCCGATCGAGGTGCGCTTCGAGGAGGTGTCCTACGCCTACCCGGGCGGCGAGCCGGTCCTGCGCGACGTCGACCTGCGCATCGAGCCGCACACCAGGGTGGCGATCGTCGGTGAGACCGGCTCGGGCAAGACCACGATGGCCCGGCTGCTGACGCGGCTCATGGACCCCACCGAGGGGCGGGTCCTGCTCGACGGCGTCGACCTGCGCCGGATCGCCTTCGGCTCGCTGCGGCGGCGCGTGGTGCTCGTCCCTCAGGAGGGCTTCCTCTTCGACGCCGACATCCTGACCAACATCCGCTTCGGCCGGCCCGAGGCCACCGACGACGAGATCGCGCTCGCGGTCACCGAGCTCGGACTGGACCCCTGGGTCGACGGGCTGCCGCACGGGGTGCACACCCAGGTGGGCCAGCGCGGCGAGTCGTTGTCGGCGGGCGAGCGCCAGCTGGTCGCGATCGCGCGCGCCTACCTGGCCGACCCCGACCTGCTCGTCCTGGACGAGGCCACCAGCGCCGTCGACCCGGCCACCGAGGTCCGCGTCCAGCGCGCCCTCGAGGGGCTGACCCGTGGCCGCACGTCCGTGGCGATCGCGCACCGACTCTCCACCGCGGAGGCCGCCGACCTGGTGGTCGTGGTCGACCGGGGCCGGATCGTCGAGCTCGGGCACCACCGCGACCTGGTCGGCCTCGGCGGCGTCTATACCCGCATGCACGACTCCTGGTCGGCCCAGCAGCGCACCGGCGGCTCCCTGCCGTGAGGGGACCGACGGCCGCGGCGCTCGCCCTGGCGGCGTGCGGTCTCCTGCTGCTCGGCGTCGGCCAGCCCTGGGCCACCGCCCTCACCCAGGCCGCGCCCGGCGCACCACGGTGGCCCGGCACGGTCAGCGGCGCGGAGCTGGTCCCGTGGCTGGGCCCGGTCGTCCTCGTGGCCGGCCTGTGCGTGGTCGCCGGGCTGGCGGGTCTCGTCCGGGCCAGGTACGCCGCGCTCCCCGTCCTCGCCATCGCGCTCCTCGGCACGGTCCTCGCGCTCACCCGCGCCGGACGGACCGGGGAGGGGACCGTGTCCTCGCACCCCACCGCCTGGCCGTGGGTCGCGCTCGGCAGCGCCCTCGTCGCGCTCCTCGCCGTCGTGCTGTGGCGCCCCGAGCGGGTCCGTCCCGACCGACCGGCGGGCCCGCGGTCCGGGCCCGGTGCCGGGTGGGAGCAGGAGCGGCGGCGCACCGAGCGGGTGTGGCTCGAGCTGAGCAGGGGAGAGGAACCGGACGAGCGGTGACGGGCCGGACACGGCGACCGGCGCGGGGGTGGGCCCGGCGGGGTGCTCCGGCTGGCACAATGGGACCGACCACGCCCCGGGCCAGCGCGCCCCGTCCGCAAGGAGCACCGATGCACGACGACGACGACAACCACGGCCAAAGCCCGGCAGCCTGGGTCTCGGTGGCCGTCATGGTCCTCGCCGCCGCCGTCGCCTGCTACGCCGCGGTCTTCGGTCCCACGACGATGCTGTGGGGCGGGATCGTGGTCTTCCTCGCCGGCGGCGTGATGTGGTACTTCCTGGAGCGCTTCGGCCTCGGGGCGGCCGGGTCCGGTCACGAGCGCTGACCCGACCGACGACCGGAGGCACCCGACCGGGCGCGGCGCTGCCGCCCGGCGCCACCCCGAGGGCCCGGTCCGCGTCCACGGCCGTCTAGGCTTGGGCCGTGGCGACAGTGCTTGAGCAGATCATCCAGGGGGTCCGCGAGGACCTGGCGCAGCGACGTGCCGCGCTGCCGCTCGAGGCGCTCCAGGAGCGGGCCGGCGCGACGCCCTCCCCCCTGGACGCGGTGGCGCACCTCGCCCCGCGGACCGGCGTCCACGTCATCGCCGAGGTCAAGCGCAGCAGCCCCAGCAAGGGCGCGCTCGCGGCCATCGCCGACCCCGCCTCCCTCGCGGCCGACTACGCGGCCGGCGGCGCGAGCGCCATCAGCGTCCTCACCGAGCGGCGACGCTTCGGCGGTTCGCTGGCCGACCTGGATGCCGTGCGGGGCAGGGTCGAGGTCCCGGTCCTGCGCAAGGACTTCGTGGTCGACCCCTACCAGGTGTGGGAGGCCAGGGCTCACGGCGCGGACCTGGTCCTGCTCATCGTGGCCGCGCTGCCGCAGCCGGTGCTCGTCGGCCTGCTGGAGCGGGTCGAGTCGCTGGGCATGCACGCGCTGGTGGAGGCGCACGACGAGGAGGAGGTGCGCCGCGCGGTCGACGCCGGCGCCCGGATCGTCGGCGTCAACAACCGTGATCTGAAGACCCTCGAGGTGGACCGCTCCACCTTCCCAAGGGTCGCCCGGCACGTGCCCGAGGACCTGGTGCTGGTGGGGGAGTCCGGGGTGCGCGGCCCGCTCGACGTGCTGACCATGGCTGAGGCGGGGGCGCACGCCGTCCTCGTCGGAGAGGCGCTCGTCACCGGGAAGCGACCCCGGGAGGCGGTCGGTGAGCTGCTCGCCGCGGCCGCCCACCCCGCGGTGCACACGGACGGCACGGCGCGGCGCGAGGGGCGCCCGTGAGCGCCGGCACGGTGCCCGGCCGGTTCGGTGGCTTCGGCGGCCGGTTCGTGCCCGAGGCGCTGGTGGCGGCCCTGGACGAGCTCGAGACGGCCTGGCTGCAGGCACAGTCGGACCCGGACTTCGGCGAGGAGCTGGCCAGGCTCCACCGTGACTACACCGGCCGGCCCAGCGCGCTGACCGAGGTGCCCCGGTTCGCCGAGCACGCTGGCGGCGCCCGGGTGTTCCTCAAGCGCGAGGACCTCAACCACACCGGGTCGCACAAGATCAACAACGTCCTGGGCCAGGCCCTGCTGACCGTGCGGATGGGCAAGCGCCGCGTCATCGCCGAGACCGGCGCCGGGCAGCACGGCGTGGCGACGGCGACCGCCGCCGCGCTCATGGGCCTGGACTGCGTGGTCTACATGGGCGAGGTCGACACCCGGCGCCAGGCTCTCAACGTGGCCCGGATGCGCCTGCTCGGCGCCGAGGTGGTGCCCGTGGCCACCGGTAGCGCGACGCTGAAGGACGCCATCAACGAGGCGATGCGCGACTGGGTCACCAACGTCGACCACACCCACTACCTGCTCGGGACCGTCACCGGTCCGCACCCCTTCCCGACCATGGTCCGCGACTTCCACGCCATCATCGGCATCGAGGCCCGCGAGCAGATCCTCGAGCGGGTCGGACGGCTTCCCGACGCCGTCTGCGCCTGCGTCGGCGGCGGGTCGAACGCGATGGGGATCTTCCACGCCTTCCGCGAGGACGACCAGGTGCGGCTGCACGGCTTCGAGGCCGGTGGCGAAGGGGTGGACAGCGGCCGCCACGCGGCCAGGTTCTCCGGCGGGGAGCCCGGCGTCCTCCACGGCGCCGCGACCTACGTCCTGCAGGACGAGGACGGTCAGACCCGTGAGACGCACTCGATCTCCGCCGGCCTGGACTATCCCTCGGTCGGCCCCGAGCACGCCTACCTGCACGACACCGGTCGGGCGAGCTACGAGCCGGTCACCGACCAGGAGGCGATGGACGCCTTCGCGCTGCTCTGCCGCACCGAGGGGATCATCCCGGCTATCGAGAGCGCACATGCGCTGGCCGGGGCGCTGCGCGTGGGACGCGCACACCCCGCTCGGGAGGACGGCGAGGCACCCGTCGTGCTGGTCAACCTCTCCGGCCGCGGGGACAAGGACGTGGACACCGCCGCCCGGTGGTTCGGGCTGGTGGACGGCGAGGACCTGGTCGAGGCGGAGGAGCTGAGGGCCGCACGCCCGGTCACCGAGGGTGAGGGGAGCGGAGCATGAGCGCGCTGGAGCAGGTGTTCGCCCGGTGCCGCGACGAGGAGCGCGCGGCCCTGGTCGCCTACCTGCCGGCCGGCTACCCGGACCTGGCGACCTCGGTCGCCGCCGTGCGCGCCGCCGCGGAGGCCGGAGCCGACGTCGTCGAGGTGGGAGTTCCCTACACAGACCCCCTCATGGACGGCCCGGTCATCCAGCGCGCCGCCAGCCAGGCGCTGGCCGGCGGGTTCCGGCTCGCCCACATCTTCGAGGTGGTGCGCGCGGTGCAGGAGGCCGGCGCTGTGCCGGTCGTCATGTCCTACTGGAACCCGGTCCTGCGCTACGGCGTCGAGCGGTTCGCCGCCGACCTGGCCGCGGCCGGGGGTGCCGGACTGATCACGCCGGACCTGATCCCCGACGAGGCCGGCGCGTGGCGGTCCGCCGCCGAGGAGCACCGGCTCGACCCCGTGTTCCTCGTGGCGCCCAGTTCCACCGACGCGCGGCTGGCGATGACGGCCGCCGCCTGCCGGGGGTTCGTCTACGTGGCCTCGACCATGGGGGTCACCGGGACGCGGACGAGCGTCGGCACCGGGGCCGCCGAGCTGATCCGACGCATGCGGTCGCTGACCGAGCTGCCGCTGTGCGTGGGGCTGGGCGTGAGCACCCGCGAGCAGGCCGCGGAGGTGGCCGCGTTCGCCGACGGCGTGATCGTGGGCTCGGCCCTGGTCGCCGCGGTGGCCCAGGACCCCACGCTCGAGCGGCTGCGCTCCGTGGTCGGCGAGCTCGCCGACGGGGTGCGGGCCGGTCGGCAGGAGGGGGGGACGGCGCGGTGAGCGCGCCCGTCGACCAGCCGCGCACCGGGCCCGTGCGTGCCGCACGCCCACCGGCACGGCGGCCCCCGCGCGGGTGGACCGGTGCAGTCGGCCTGGTCGCTCGGCTGGTGCTCGGCGGCGTGCTGCTCGCGGCCGGCTGGCTCAAGGTCACCGACGTCACGTCCTCGGTGCAGAGCGTGGTGGCCTACGAGCTGTTCAGCTACGAGGTGTCCCGGATCGTCGGCACGATGCTGCCGGTCGTGGAGATCGCCGTGGGGCTGCTGCTCATCACGGGTCTGCTCACGCGCGCCAGCGCGGTCGTCGGCGCGGCCCTGATGATCGTCTTCATCGCCGGCATCGCCTCGGCCTGGGCGCGCGGCCTGAGCATCGACTGCGGATGCTTCGGCACCGGCGGACCCATCGACCCCGAGGACACCCGATACCTGTCCGAGATCCTGCGGGACCTCGGTCTGCTCGCGCTCGCCGGCTGGCTCGTCGTGCGCCCCCGTACCCCCTTCTCCCTGGACCAGCTGCTCTTGAAAGGCCGTTGACCATGCCTCGTCCTCCCGCCCCTCCGGTCAAGCCGGTCGCCGCCAAGGGTCCTTCCATGGGTCTGATCGGTGGCGTCGTCGTCCTCGTCGTGGCCCTCATCGCCGTCCTGGTCTGGGCAGCGAGCCGGGGCGGTGGCCTGGACGCCGTCGGCAGCAGCAGCACGCTCCCGGAGGGCGGCGGCGTGAGCGTGGGGCCGGGCGTCGACGCGGACGTCACGCAGGTGCGCGTCTACGAGGACTTCCAGTGCCCCTGGTGCGGCAGGCTGGAGGCCTCGGTCGGCGAAGCGCTCTCGGACAAGGCGGTCGCCGGGGACATCAACCTGACCTACCAGATCATGTCCTTCCTCGACGGTGCCTCCAGCGACCGTTCCTCCACGCGCGCCGCCAACGCCGCCCTCTGCGCCGACGACGCCGGCGTCTTCGTACCCTTCCACGCCGCGGTCTACGCCAACCAGCCGCCCGAGGGGCAGGGCTACCGTGACGAGCAGTTCGTCGGCTGGGCGAAGGAGGCCGGGCTCTCGGGCACCGAGCTGGACACCTTCAGCTCGTGCGTCAGCGACCTGACCCACGAGGACTACGTCCAGGCGATGCAGGAGCGCGCGAACAAGGACGGCGTGACCTCCACCCCCACCGTGGTGGTCAACGGCAGCACCCTCAGCCAGGAGGAGATGAGCTCCCTGCTGCAGGACCCCTCCTCGCTCGACGGCATCCTGGAGTCCCACTC
Coding sequences within:
- a CDS encoding ABC transporter ATP-binding protein, whose product is MLRRGLGVIVAGIRTEPRPFAVAVVGSVLWAAATVGTAGAIGWVTDHVIQPAVQERSVSASGLWTIFGVLAAVLVVNVVGVILRRVYATIAGFNLQARYRRRVTRQYLRLPLSWHHAHPSGQLLSNAHADIEATWQVFNPLPMAIGVLFMLVIAGVMMVVVDPFLAFVGLLVFPGLFLANLVFQQFMSPRITRAQQLRAEVAEVAHESFEAGLLVKAMGREEEETERFARSTYALRDSLIQVGRTRGTFEPVIEAIPTLGTLALLGVGTWQVSRGVLDAAQVVQMAYLFSLLAFPVRSLGWVLAEIPRSVVGHDRVQHVLESEGAMEYGPAALPDEQGPARSALSGVTYRHHGEEDPTLHDVNLVVEAGTTTALVGPTGSGKSTLVNLSLRLVDPQGGLVELDEVDVRELAQGVIPGAATLVAQQTFMFDDTVRGNVTLGEEATDASVWEALRIAQADVFVGAMPHGLDTVIGERGGNLSGGQRQRIALARAVWRRPRLLVLDDATSAVDPAVEQAILAGLREARAGTTVLVVAYRMATIMLADEVVYVEQGRVVDQGSHEDLLHRCAGYADLVQAYAREAADRAAVERSEERS
- a CDS encoding ABC transporter ATP-binding protein produces the protein MSARRGKGRDAEDEAAVEHGRTVSSRIEAQSGLSTMGTLRRGLELSPELRGGLAITVVLAVLATVGRVIIPFVVQQTTDNGILAEGGPDIGFVLRAIAAAAGVVVVTSLAQYLVNVRLFIAAESGLATLRLRAFRHIHDLSVLTQSTERRGSLVSRVTSDVDTISMFVQFGGLMLLISSAQIMLATVLMLVYSPLLALVVYLCFVPLVFLVRWFQPQLGEAYGLVRARVGDVLGAVSESIVGAVTIRSYGVEERTAERLDTAIESHRRSAIRAQIRSVMAFVSGQAFAGLTTAVVLVIGTWLAVQGQVTLGQLLAFLFLVNLFTQPVLMATEILNELQNAVAGWRRVIGVIDTPADVADPGAAGVHQGRGPIEVRFEEVSYAYPGGEPVLRDVDLRIEPHTRVAIVGETGSGKTTMARLLTRLMDPTEGRVLLDGVDLRRIAFGSLRRRVVLVPQEGFLFDADILTNIRFGRPEATDDEIALAVTELGLDPWVDGLPHGVHTQVGQRGESLSAGERQLVAIARAYLADPDLLVLDEATSAVDPATEVRVQRALEGLTRGRTSVAIAHRLSTAEAADLVVVVDRGRIVELGHHRDLVGLGGVYTRMHDSWSAQQRTGGSLP
- a CDS encoding HGxxPAAW family protein; this translates as MHDDDDNHGQSPAAWVSVAVMVLAAAVACYAAVFGPTTMLWGGIVVFLAGGVMWYFLERFGLGAAGSGHER
- the trpC gene encoding indole-3-glycerol phosphate synthase TrpC; amino-acid sequence: MATVLEQIIQGVREDLAQRRAALPLEALQERAGATPSPLDAVAHLAPRTGVHVIAEVKRSSPSKGALAAIADPASLAADYAAGGASAISVLTERRRFGGSLADLDAVRGRVEVPVLRKDFVVDPYQVWEARAHGADLVLLIVAALPQPVLVGLLERVESLGMHALVEAHDEEEVRRAVDAGARIVGVNNRDLKTLEVDRSTFPRVARHVPEDLVLVGESGVRGPLDVLTMAEAGAHAVLVGEALVTGKRPREAVGELLAAAAHPAVHTDGTARREGRP
- the trpB gene encoding tryptophan synthase subunit beta, yielding MSAGTVPGRFGGFGGRFVPEALVAALDELETAWLQAQSDPDFGEELARLHRDYTGRPSALTEVPRFAEHAGGARVFLKREDLNHTGSHKINNVLGQALLTVRMGKRRVIAETGAGQHGVATATAAALMGLDCVVYMGEVDTRRQALNVARMRLLGAEVVPVATGSATLKDAINEAMRDWVTNVDHTHYLLGTVTGPHPFPTMVRDFHAIIGIEAREQILERVGRLPDAVCACVGGGSNAMGIFHAFREDDQVRLHGFEAGGEGVDSGRHAARFSGGEPGVLHGAATYVLQDEDGQTRETHSISAGLDYPSVGPEHAYLHDTGRASYEPVTDQEAMDAFALLCRTEGIIPAIESAHALAGALRVGRAHPAREDGEAPVVLVNLSGRGDKDVDTAARWFGLVDGEDLVEAEELRAARPVTEGEGSGA
- the trpA gene encoding tryptophan synthase subunit alpha — protein: MSALEQVFARCRDEERAALVAYLPAGYPDLATSVAAVRAAAEAGADVVEVGVPYTDPLMDGPVIQRAASQALAGGFRLAHIFEVVRAVQEAGAVPVVMSYWNPVLRYGVERFAADLAAAGGAGLITPDLIPDEAGAWRSAAEEHRLDPVFLVAPSSTDARLAMTAAACRGFVYVASTMGVTGTRTSVGTGAAELIRRMRSLTELPLCVGLGVSTREQAAEVAAFADGVIVGSALVAAVAQDPTLERLRSVVGELADGVRAGRQEGGTAR
- a CDS encoding MauE/DoxX family redox-associated membrane protein; translation: MSAPVDQPRTGPVRAARPPARRPPRGWTGAVGLVARLVLGGVLLAAGWLKVTDVTSSVQSVVAYELFSYEVSRIVGTMLPVVEIAVGLLLITGLLTRASAVVGAALMIVFIAGIASAWARGLSIDCGCFGTGGPIDPEDTRYLSEILRDLGLLALAGWLVVRPRTPFSLDQLLLKGR
- a CDS encoding DsbA family protein, producing MGLIGGVVVLVVALIAVLVWAASRGGGLDAVGSSSTLPEGGGVSVGPGVDADVTQVRVYEDFQCPWCGRLEASVGEALSDKAVAGDINLTYQIMSFLDGASSDRSSTRAANAALCADDAGVFVPFHAAVYANQPPEGQGYRDEQFVGWAKEAGLSGTELDTFSSCVSDLTHEDYVQAMQERANKDGVTSTPTVVVNGSTLSQEEMSSLLQDPSSLDGILESHS